The DNA region GAAGTGATTTTTACTTTTTGTCCTACTTCAATTGATTCGTAAGTCTCTTTTTCAACCAAATAGTACGAAGCTTCCGGTTGGTCTTGTGCTAATTTCACAAAATACTCAAGATTACCTTTTTTCAAATCTTCCTCACTAATATTTTGAAGAACAAAAAGTTTGTACAGGTCATTTTGATCTGTTTTATATACTACAGTACCTTCGTAAACTGGATACTCTTCACTCTCATCCTTGTTTGAACAGCCGGCTAATATAAAGATACTAATTAAAATAAACAGAATTATTTTTTTCATAATAAACCTCCTCACAGATGTGAAATAAAATTTAGAGCCTTGCTGGGCACTGTCTTAATGGTGATGGATCGATAATAAGACAGTGGAGTAATAATGTAGGTACTGACCATGTGAGTTACTTTCAGTCCCGCGGTTTCGACATTGGATTAATCAATGTAACTAATTCAGGTAGAAAGATATCAAACTATATATTTGCTAATGCTGTGACTTACTATGATGCGAAATATACCAACTCAGGTTCTTTCTTAATGAATCAGTATGTGTGAAAGGCAGGAATTACGACTAATTATACTTGTGGACAGGTACAGGAAACGAGTACAAGTTATGAAGATGAAGTAACAGGAGTTACAGTAAGGACGTTGTAAAAATATATGCAACTGGTAATACCACAGATTATTCTAAACCCGGTGACAGCGGCGCAACTACTTGGGCTGGAGAAGTATTATTAGGCGTTCATAGTGGTGGTGGAGATACTAGTACACTCTCTTGGGGATATGCTGCAAAAACAAGTAAGGTAGCTGAATATTTTGGAACAGACTTTACAATTTATAAGTCATCAAACCCACTTTAAAAGTAATTAACGCTAATGAAAAACGAGGCGCGATAAATACATGCACTTCGTTTTTTATGAAAAAAGTCTTGATAAGTTGGCCGCCTTCGGTAGGTTTTCCTGCTAGATATCAAGTTTAACTGCGACGCCGTGGTGTTAGCACAGCCTTTGTTCCTTAGAGCCTTCACCGTTCGCTGCGGTGAGGGCTCTTTTTATAGTTTCCAAATAACTGAAACTTTTTGAGTTACACTGAAAACGGATCCTCAACTCCCCATCTCCTCCATCAGCTGCCGCAGCTTCGCTTCCGTATTCGTGTCCGGTGCAGGCGTGTAGATGCTGCAGCGCAGGTCGGCATTCCCGTACACCTTCAGCGAGGTGAGCTCGTACACCATTTTTCCGGCCTTCGCATGCCTGAATTCCAGATGCACCTCCGGCGCGTAGCTGACCTGGCTCTCCTCCCACATCCGGGTAAAATCCGGATTCTTCCGTTTCATTTCTTCCAGAAATCGGTCATACCATTCATCTCCGACATATTGTCCGTAGTAGGACCGGAACATCGCCAGATAACCGCTGGCGAACTGCTCCCAGTTCACGGCCAGCCGCCGGAATTCGCGGCGCGTGAACAGCAGGCGGATCATGTTCCGCTCCTCCGGCGGAATCCGTTCGAAGTCCAGGAATACAATGGCTGCGGCCCGGTTCCACCCGACGATGTTGCACATCCGATCGGAGATCACGACAGGGCACAGCTTGAGCTCCGTCATGATCTTCTGCAGCGAAGGACTGATCTGAACGGATTCCTGCTGAGCCGGGTACATTTCCCCGCCCCCCTCGAATGCCAGGGAGTACAAATACCGCCGCTCATCCGCATTCAGCTGCAGCGCATTCGCAACGCAATCCAGCACGGACGAGGACACCTGAATGTCCCGTCCCTGCTCCAGCCATGTATACCAGGTGGTGCTGACGCCGGCCAGCTGCGCCACTTCTTCCCGGCGCAATCCCGGCGTTCTTCTGCGCGTACCCGGCGGCAAGCCGACGGATTCCGGCGATATTTTCGCACGCTGGCCTTTCAGGAACGCCGATAGAGCCTGCAGCCTGACTTGGGAATTCATACCTATCCCCCCTTACTCCCCGCTATCCAGCTCAGGATAGCAGTAATTATACTAGGATAAACACTATCTTGTAATAGGATACAACTAGTGCCATTATAGCCTTAAGCAAGACAAGATATAAAGTCTTAGAGGAGGCTGACATCTTATGGAAAGAGTCGTAATTACGGGCATGGGCGTCATTTCGCCGCTCGGCAATGACACCGAAACCTTCTGGTCGAGATTGTCCCGGGGAGAGTCCGGCATATCGCCTATCGATACATTTGATACCTTAAAGCATAAAGTGAAAATAGCAGGCACCGTCAAAGGATTTGATCCAAACGAGCGATTCGGCGCGAAGGAAGCCCGCCGTATGGACCGCTTCTGCCAGTTCGCCTTGGCAGCGGCCGATCAGGCCGTGTCCAGCTCCGGGCTGGACCTGACCCAGGTCAACCGGGAGCGCATGGGCGTCTACGTCGGCTCCGGCATCGGCGGCATCCAGACGCTCATGAATCAAAGCGAAACATTGGCCACGCGAGGGCCGGAGCGAATAAGTCCTACGCTCGTGCCGATGATGATCCCCAACATGGCTGCCGCCATGATCAGCATTCGGTACGGGACGCTAGGGCCGACGCTCGCTCCGGTGACCGCCTGCTCGATCGGGAACACCGCCATCGGCGAGGCCTTTTATCACATCCAGGCTGGCCGCTCGGATGTCATCATTGCAGGTGGTACGGAAGCGGCTCTGACCGGCATATCCGTCGCCAGCTTCGCGAACGCAACCGCCCTCTCTACCCGGGAAGGCGATCCCGCCCGCGCCAGCCGTCCGTTCGACGCGGATCGCGACGGCTTCGTCATGGCGGAGGGCGCCGGCATCCTGATCCTGGAGTCGCTTACGCATGCCAAGCGCAGAGGCGCTCCCATCCTTGGCGAAGTGATCGGCTACGGCGCCAGCTCGGATGCCTATCATATGGTTGCAACCCCTGCGGATGGCGAGGGAGCTGCCCGGGCGATGAGGGCTGCGCTTGCCGAAGCACGGCTTTCGCCGGCCGATATCGATGTCATCAGCGCCCATGCCACGAGCACGGCCATCGGCGACCGTTCGGAAACGGCCGCCATTAAGCAGGTATTCGGGGAGCATGCGTACCGCATTCCGGTCACGGCCAACAAATCAATGACCGGCCATATGCTTGGCGCCTCGGGCGGCATCGAAGCGATCGCGCTCGTCAAATCACTACAAGAGGGCGTCATTCCGCCAACCATCAATCTGGAAACACCCGACCCCGAGTGCGATCTCGATTATGTACCGAACCGGGCCAGACGCTCCGATGGTCTGCGGATCGGCATCTCCAATTCGTTCGGCTTCGGCGGGCATAATTCCGCAATTATTATCCAAAAATATGAAAGTAAATAGAAATTAGCGTTAGGACCCCGGTGAAGCTGGGGTCTTTTGCTTGTTGCGCGGCTTTCTCTGCCTGCTAAATCGTGGACGGTCGCAGCAGACCAAAAATTTTTTTAAGCTAATCAAACTTTTCAAACCACTCGCACGTCTTGCTTCCGTAAGGCAATTGCAATTGATGGTTACCCGCGCGGGCCCAAAGGAGTGTCTGATTACATGAGAGGCGGCCGGAAGCTGGAGAAGCTTCTAATCCAATGCATCACCGAAAACCAGGAAAGGGCGTACCGACTGGCTTACAGCTATGTCCGCAACAAAGAGGATGCCCTCGACATCGTACAGGACGCCATCCACAAAG from Paenibacillus ihbetae includes:
- a CDS encoding helix-turn-helix transcriptional regulator → MNSQVRLQALSAFLKGQRAKISPESVGLPPGTRRRTPGLRREEVAQLAGVSTTWYTWLEQGRDIQVSSSVLDCVANALQLNADERRYLYSLAFEGGGEMYPAQQESVQISPSLQKIMTELKLCPVVISDRMCNIVGWNRAAAIVFLDFERIPPEERNMIRLLFTRREFRRLAVNWEQFASGYLAMFRSYYGQYVGDEWYDRFLEEMKRKNPDFTRMWEESQVSYAPEVHLEFRHAKAGKMVYELTSLKVYGNADLRCSIYTPAPDTNTEAKLRQLMEEMGS
- a CDS encoding DUF3221 domain-containing protein produces the protein MKKIILFILISIFILAGCSNKDESEEYPVYEGTVVYKTDQNDLYKLFVLQNISEEDLKKGNLEYFVKLAQDQPEASYYLVEKETYESIEVGQKVKITSGFDQLESFPPIRFVKSIEKIN
- the fabF gene encoding beta-ketoacyl-ACP synthase II, giving the protein MERVVITGMGVISPLGNDTETFWSRLSRGESGISPIDTFDTLKHKVKIAGTVKGFDPNERFGAKEARRMDRFCQFALAAADQAVSSSGLDLTQVNRERMGVYVGSGIGGIQTLMNQSETLATRGPERISPTLVPMMIPNMAAAMISIRYGTLGPTLAPVTACSIGNTAIGEAFYHIQAGRSDVIIAGGTEAALTGISVASFANATALSTREGDPARASRPFDADRDGFVMAEGAGILILESLTHAKRRGAPILGEVIGYGASSDAYHMVATPADGEGAARAMRAALAEARLSPADIDVISAHATSTAIGDRSETAAIKQVFGEHAYRIPVTANKSMTGHMLGASGGIEAIALVKSLQEGVIPPTINLETPDPECDLDYVPNRARRSDGLRIGISNSFGFGGHNSAIIIQKYESK